In the Flavobacterium acetivorans genome, one interval contains:
- the uvrB gene encoding excinuclease ABC subunit UvrB, with product MNFQVVSDYQPKGDQPQAIEKLAQGIIDGEKFQTLLGVTGSGKTFTVANVIQEVQRPTLVLAHNKTLAAQLYSEFKQFFPNNAVEYFVSYYDYYQPEAFMPVTGVFIEKDLSINEELEKMRLSTTSSLLSGRRDILVVASVSCLYGIGNPVEFQKNVIEIERDQVISRTKLLHQLVQSLYSRTEADFTPGNFRIKGDTVEVYPSYADDAFRIHFFGDEIEEIESFDVKNSQVIEKFEKLTIYPANMFVTSPDVLQGAIWEIQQDLVKQVDYFKEIGKHLEAKRLEERTNFDLEMIRELGYCSGIENYSRYLDGRQAGTRPFCLLDYFPKDFLMVVDESHVTLSQVHAMYGGDRSRKENLVDYGFRLPAAMDNRPLKFEEFEAMQNQVIYVSATPADYELQKTDGVVVEQVIRPTGLLDPIIEIRPSLNQIDDLIEEIQQRCELDERVLITTLTKRMAEELAKYLTKVSIRCRYIHSDVDTLERIEIMQDLRKGLFDVLIGVNLLREGLDLPEVSLVAILDADKEGFLRSHRSLTQTIGRAARNLNGKAIMYADKITASMQKTIDETNYRRTKQINYNTQNNVTPQALNKKIESAFTKNPLVDYELGYNLDNAAESVTEYLSKEEIEKRIREKRKSMEKAAKDLDFMQAAKLRDEIKKLQEQLT from the coding sequence ATGAATTTCCAAGTAGTATCCGATTACCAGCCGAAAGGCGACCAACCACAAGCCATTGAAAAACTAGCTCAAGGTATCATTGACGGCGAAAAATTCCAAACTTTATTAGGAGTTACCGGTTCTGGTAAAACCTTTACAGTTGCTAACGTAATCCAGGAAGTACAAAGGCCAACATTAGTTTTGGCGCACAACAAGACCTTGGCTGCTCAGCTGTATTCAGAATTTAAACAATTTTTCCCGAATAATGCAGTAGAATATTTCGTTTCCTACTACGACTATTACCAACCGGAAGCGTTTATGCCGGTGACAGGCGTTTTCATTGAAAAAGATTTATCTATCAACGAAGAATTAGAAAAAATGCGTTTGAGCACCACTTCTTCCCTACTTTCGGGACGAAGAGATATTCTGGTTGTCGCTTCTGTTTCTTGCTTGTACGGTATTGGAAACCCTGTAGAATTTCAAAAAAATGTAATTGAAATTGAGCGAGATCAAGTTATTTCGCGCACCAAATTATTACACCAATTAGTACAGAGTTTATATTCCAGAACAGAAGCTGATTTTACACCTGGAAACTTTAGAATAAAAGGAGATACGGTCGAAGTTTATCCAAGCTATGCTGATGATGCTTTTCGAATTCACTTCTTTGGTGATGAAATTGAAGAAATTGAATCTTTCGATGTAAAAAATTCCCAAGTCATCGAAAAATTCGAAAAACTGACGATTTATCCCGCTAATATGTTCGTGACTTCTCCAGACGTGCTGCAAGGCGCCATTTGGGAAATCCAACAGGATTTAGTCAAACAAGTGGATTATTTCAAAGAAATTGGCAAGCATCTCGAGGCAAAACGACTAGAAGAAAGAACTAATTTCGATTTAGAAATGATCCGAGAATTAGGTTATTGCTCCGGAATAGAGAATTATTCCCGCTATCTTGACGGCAGACAAGCAGGCACAAGACCTTTTTGTTTATTAGATTATTTTCCAAAAGATTTTCTAATGGTAGTCGACGAAAGCCACGTAACTCTTTCTCAAGTTCATGCCATGTATGGCGGTGACCGAAGCAGGAAAGAAAATCTGGTAGATTATGGTTTCCGACTTCCTGCGGCCATGGACAACCGTCCTTTAAAATTTGAAGAATTTGAAGCGATGCAAAATCAGGTGATTTATGTATCCGCAACTCCTGCTGATTATGAATTACAAAAAACGGATGGCGTTGTTGTAGAACAAGTGATTCGTCCTACAGGATTATTAGATCCTATAATTGAAATACGCCCCAGCTTAAATCAAATAGACGATTTAATCGAAGAAATCCAACAACGATGCGAATTGGATGAACGCGTCCTGATTACAACCTTGACCAAAAGAATGGCAGAGGAATTAGCCAAATACCTGACAAAAGTTAGTATCCGTTGTCGCTATATCCATTCGGATGTGGATACCTTGGAACGTATCGAAATCATGCAAGATCTTCGAAAAGGATTGTTTGATGTTCTGATTGGAGTCAACTTGCTTCGTGAAGGTCTCGACTTACCAGAAGTATCTCTGGTAGCCATTTTAGATGCTGATAAAGAAGGTTTCCTACGCAGCCATCGCTCGCTTACACAAACCATAGGTAGAGCAGCTAGAAACCTAAACGGAAAAGCCATAATGTATGCTGATAAAATTACAGCCAGCATGCAAAAAACAATTGATGAAACCAACTATCGCAGAACCAAACAAATCAATTACAATACGCAAAACAACGTAACTCCTCAGGCGCTGAATAAAAAAATAGAAAGTGCTTTCACCAAAAATCCGTTGGTAGATTATGAATTGGGCTACAATTTAGATAACGCAGCGGAATCGGTAACAGAATATTTATCGAAAGAAGAGATCGAAAAACGAATTCGGGAAAAACGCAAATCAATGGAAAAAGCGGCAAAAGACTTAGACTTTATGCAGGCTGCAAAATTGCGCGATGAGATCAAAAAACTACAGGAACAATTGACTTAA
- the rlmF gene encoding 23S rRNA (adenine(1618)-N(6))-methyltransferase RlmF, with translation MKPKTITEKTNLHPRNLDRFGYNFKQLIEDSPELEAFVSFNEYHIDSSDSEQAKQTIDFSNPEAVKSLNKALLRSHYNIQNWDIPKNYLCPPIPGRADYIHYIADLLALSNNGSIPEGHTVQGLDIGIGANGIYPIIGNAAYGWSFVGTDIDEKAIENCSAILKANPKLIDNISLQQQTEARFIFKNIITPEDKFTFTICNPPFHKSLEEATKGSLRKVNNLENKKSTIPVLNFGGHDAELWCEGGELGFITQMIYESAKYPMQCLWFTTLVSKQSHLSSIYKTLNKVNIVEVKTIDMAQGQKNSRIVAWTFMSKEQHQKWKFD, from the coding sequence ATGAAACCAAAAACAATTACCGAAAAAACGAATTTACACCCGAGAAATCTTGATCGATTTGGGTATAATTTTAAACAATTAATCGAAGATTCTCCAGAATTAGAAGCTTTTGTTTCATTCAACGAATACCATATTGACTCGAGCGATAGCGAACAGGCGAAGCAAACTATTGATTTCAGTAATCCTGAAGCTGTAAAGTCTTTGAACAAGGCATTATTGCGTTCGCATTACAACATTCAAAATTGGGACATCCCTAAAAACTACCTTTGCCCTCCTATTCCCGGAAGAGCAGATTACATCCATTATATTGCCGATTTACTTGCTTTGAGCAACAATGGCAGCATACCAGAAGGCCATACTGTTCAAGGTTTAGACATTGGTATTGGAGCAAACGGCATTTACCCAATAATAGGAAACGCAGCTTATGGCTGGAGTTTCGTAGGAACTGATATTGACGAAAAAGCAATTGAAAATTGCAGTGCGATTCTAAAAGCAAATCCAAAATTGATTGACAATATTAGCTTGCAACAGCAAACTGAAGCTCGCTTTATTTTTAAAAATATCATTACTCCCGAAGATAAATTTACATTCACCATTTGCAATCCCCCTTTTCACAAGTCACTGGAAGAAGCTACCAAAGGATCTTTGCGAAAAGTCAATAATTTAGAAAACAAAAAATCTACGATACCGGTACTCAATTTTGGAGGTCACGATGCCGAATTATGGTGCGAAGGAGGCGAACTTGGTTTCATCACCCAAATGATTTATGAAAGTGCTAAATATCCGATGCAATGTTTATGGTTTACCACTTTAGTATCAAAACAATCGCATCTTTCCAGCATCTATAAAACCTTGAATAAAGTCAATATTGTTGAAGTAAAAACAATTGACATGGCTCAAGGCCAAAAAAACAGCCGCATTGTCGCTTGGACTTTTATGAGTAAAGAACAACATCAAAAATGGAAGTTTGATTAG
- a CDS encoding thiamine diphosphokinase, producing the protein MSSHHIVRDDQEPALIIANGASCHPELLGQLLEWSPLVVVLDSAIERVMPLDIKIDVLLGDFDRGFRPEIYQTSQYPLEIVHTPDQNKTDLEKAFDYLIERKIPAVNVVWATGRRADHTITNLTNIVRYREKLKIVILDDHSKVFLLPKKFEKWYTAGTPISLIPIGHVTGIHSENLFYPLKDDSLTIGYRTGSSNYVVKDGITTIEHDQGDLLMMECMD; encoded by the coding sequence ATGTCATCACACCATATCGTTCGCGACGACCAGGAACCAGCCTTAATTATTGCAAACGGCGCCTCCTGTCATCCTGAATTACTAGGACAACTACTAGAGTGGTCTCCTTTAGTTGTTGTACTGGATTCCGCCATCGAAAGAGTGATGCCCTTAGATATAAAAATTGATGTCCTTTTGGGTGATTTTGACCGAGGTTTCCGTCCGGAAATATATCAAACTTCTCAATATCCTTTAGAAATTGTTCATACTCCAGATCAAAATAAAACGGATTTAGAAAAAGCTTTCGATTATTTAATAGAACGAAAAATCCCCGCCGTCAATGTCGTTTGGGCAACCGGCAGAAGAGCAGATCACACGATTACAAATCTCACCAATATTGTACGCTACAGGGAGAAATTAAAAATCGTAATATTAGACGACCATTCCAAAGTTTTTTTGTTGCCAAAAAAATTCGAAAAATGGTATACTGCGGGAACGCCCATTTCTTTAATTCCAATTGGACACGTAACCGGAATACATTCCGAGAATTTATTTTACCCCTTAAAAGACGACAGTCTCACGATTGGTTATCGAACCGGAAGCAGCAACTATGTTGTCAAAGACGGAATCACAACGATTGAACACGACCAAGGAGACTTGCTAATGATGGAGTGCATGGATTAG
- a CDS encoding DUF4249 domain-containing protein gives MKKITFSFLILITFFINGCEEVVQVDLNTAPPKLVIEASINWQKGTNGNLQKIKLTTTTDFYNPIIPKVSGATVFIKNSSDRIFDFIETPKTGEYLCSDFSPVLNETYTLTVIHNNNTYKATETLKSVAPITKITQNNTGGFTGKDIEIKAYFNDPAEESNYYFYKYAYSNQLKSNYYTDVDTFFQGNEFFSLSQNDELKSGDQVEITHFGISKTYYNYLSVLVSIAGNGGGGPFQSPPATVRGNIINTTDFSNYPLGYFALSEVDSKKYIIE, from the coding sequence ATGAAAAAAATAACTTTTTCTTTCCTTATACTAATCACCTTTTTCATTAACGGCTGCGAAGAAGTAGTTCAAGTAGACTTGAATACTGCTCCACCAAAACTAGTGATAGAAGCCTCTATCAACTGGCAAAAAGGGACAAATGGAAATCTTCAAAAAATAAAATTAACCACAACTACTGATTTCTATAATCCTATTATTCCTAAAGTATCCGGAGCAACGGTTTTTATCAAAAATAGCTCAGATAGAATTTTTGATTTTATTGAAACTCCAAAAACAGGTGAATACCTCTGTTCTGATTTTTCTCCAGTACTAAATGAAACCTATACATTAACCGTAATTCACAATAACAACACCTACAAGGCCACAGAAACACTAAAATCAGTCGCTCCAATTACAAAAATCACACAAAATAATACTGGTGGTTTTACAGGAAAAGACATCGAAATTAAAGCTTATTTCAATGATCCCGCCGAAGAATCTAATTATTACTTTTACAAATACGCTTATTCAAACCAGTTAAAATCAAATTATTATACTGATGTGGATACCTTTTTTCAGGGAAATGAATTCTTTAGCCTTTCGCAAAATGATGAGCTAAAAAGTGGTGATCAAGTAGAAATAACCCATTTTGGAATTTCAAAAACATATTACAATTACTTGAGTGTATTAGTCAGTATTGCCGGAAATGGTGGCGGCGGTCCTTTTCAATCTCCTCCAGCAACCGTTAGAGGGAATATCATCAACACCACTGATTTTTCTAATTATCCTTTAGGTTATTTTGCGCTGAGTGAAGTAGACAGTAAAAAATATATTATCGAATAA